A single uncultured Methanolobus sp. DNA region contains:
- a CDS encoding response regulator, giving the protein MKIRNRVLSILGMTFIIMVILFALVTGQILDNSFHNLEQKEVSKNLERADSAIETKLSNLESIAADWGYWDDTYYFLNGDDEYIVNNLGPDSLINLQIDMMLFYDNDGQLYYATGADPESYEVREVPESLLSYLSTQQNLLSTSKDTVEANGILQTPEGEIIALAANPITTSTDDEMIAGTLIVANYVDQAFIENLEEQTKLKITLDDVEEEENAAKQPDILENSEIEIEVLNKESIRGSKVLPEINGNPAFMLEVEMTREIHQQGESALIYMISAITLLGILYGVIVILAMDKYVLLRISEIKRSLIEITKSGSLASRVEADGDDELTELSENINDVLTTLEEKENKIHEEELKTQKKMESVIENILSGVILIDAKTHLISDVNPVAEKMIGLPRDKIVGKICHEFVCPAEKGKCPISDLGETVNRSERVLINKEGKKIPILKSVASVTLSGREFLIESFVDLSKIKEAEKELVQAKIIAESANRAKSDFLATMSHELRTPLNSIIGFSDLILEGNTGELKDSQKRYISNISTSGKHLLSLINNVLDLSKIEAGKMELHPEGFPVEEVILEVKQLMASLANKKNIKISYIREDDVGKVFADKTKLKQILYNLLSNAVKFTPEGGTIDVKIENAGSMIRFSVQDSGIGISSEDMKKLFTPFTQLDSAANRQYEGSGLGLTLVKKFVELHNGTLKAESEPGQGTKFTFELAIKEDPKDREKKDTTSGKQTVEIENEDSSAVTVQVEPENSTGDEELILVVEDDDASRELLEETLKYSGYRVVSTSRGQEALELAEKMLPVAITLDIMMPGMDGWEVLNKLKHNERTKNIPVIVTTMLDERKIGTALGAEEHFIKPVQKKTLISTLERIRKDKNNSSFHLLVVDDERIAVEMIEEMLKGTNFEVTQAFGGQEAIDIALRDHPDAILLDLMMPEVTGFDVIRTLKSREESREIPIIVCTAKYLEKEDLEILNKDISGVIQKGDFNKEKLISHIKSLRK; this is encoded by the coding sequence ATGAAAATAAGGAATAGGGTGCTGTCAATCCTTGGGATGACATTCATAATAATGGTAATACTTTTTGCACTTGTTACCGGGCAAATTCTGGACAACAGTTTCCACAATCTGGAACAAAAAGAAGTCAGTAAAAATCTGGAACGCGCAGATTCTGCCATTGAAACAAAACTGAGTAATCTGGAAAGCATCGCAGCTGATTGGGGATACTGGGATGATACATATTATTTCCTGAATGGAGATGACGAATATATAGTAAATAATCTCGGACCGGATTCGCTGATTAACCTGCAAATAGATATGATGCTATTCTATGACAATGATGGACAATTATACTATGCAACAGGTGCTGACCCCGAATCTTATGAAGTGAGAGAGGTGCCAGAATCGTTACTTTCCTATCTGAGCACTCAACAAAACCTATTATCAACATCAAAAGACACGGTCGAAGCAAACGGGATTCTTCAAACACCTGAAGGAGAAATAATAGCACTGGCTGCAAATCCCATCACAACAAGTACAGATGATGAGATGATAGCCGGAACACTTATTGTTGCCAACTATGTGGATCAGGCTTTTATTGAGAATCTGGAAGAACAAACCAAACTCAAAATTACATTAGATGATGTTGAAGAGGAAGAAAACGCAGCCAAACAGCCTGATATTCTGGAAAATAGTGAGATCGAAATAGAAGTCCTCAACAAAGAATCCATTCGTGGTTCAAAAGTACTTCCTGAAATAAATGGAAACCCCGCATTCATGCTGGAAGTAGAAATGACAAGGGAAATCCATCAGCAGGGAGAGAGTGCACTTATCTACATGATCTCTGCCATTACGTTGCTAGGAATTCTCTATGGTGTGATCGTCATCCTGGCCATGGATAAATATGTACTGTTACGCATATCGGAAATAAAAAGGAGCCTTATAGAGATAACAAAAAGTGGTTCACTGGCATCACGTGTGGAAGCAGATGGTGATGATGAACTAACTGAGCTATCAGAGAATATCAACGATGTGTTGACAACTCTTGAAGAAAAAGAAAACAAGATACATGAAGAAGAATTAAAAACCCAGAAAAAGATGGAATCGGTCATTGAGAATATACTTAGCGGTGTAATTCTCATTGATGCAAAGACCCACCTGATAAGTGATGTAAATCCTGTAGCAGAGAAGATGATCGGCCTTCCCAGGGACAAAATTGTTGGAAAAATATGTCATGAATTTGTCTGTCCTGCTGAAAAAGGAAAATGCCCTATCAGTGACCTGGGAGAAACTGTAAACCGTTCCGAGCGTGTCCTTATCAATAAAGAAGGAAAAAAGATACCTATCCTAAAATCCGTGGCTTCTGTAACTTTATCCGGCAGGGAGTTCCTTATTGAGAGTTTTGTAGACCTCAGCAAGATAAAAGAAGCTGAAAAAGAACTTGTGCAGGCAAAGATAATAGCAGAGTCTGCAAACAGGGCAAAGAGCGATTTCCTTGCAACCATGAGCCATGAACTCAGAACCCCTCTTAACTCTATTATTGGATTCTCAGACCTTATTCTGGAAGGAAACACAGGAGAACTGAAAGATAGCCAGAAGAGATACATCTCTAATATATCCACAAGCGGAAAACACTTGCTTTCCCTTATCAATAATGTACTTGACCTTTCAAAGATAGAGGCCGGAAAAATGGAGCTGCATCCTGAAGGTTTCCCGGTTGAAGAAGTTATTCTTGAAGTAAAGCAGCTTATGGCAAGTCTTGCCAATAAAAAGAACATCAAGATAAGCTATATAAGAGAGGATGATGTTGGCAAGGTCTTCGCTGACAAGACAAAACTGAAGCAAATATTGTACAACCTTCTGAGCAATGCTGTCAAATTCACACCTGAAGGCGGAACAATAGATGTGAAAATAGAAAATGCAGGAAGTATGATCAGGTTCTCTGTACAGGATTCCGGCATTGGGATTTCCAGTGAGGACATGAAGAAGCTATTTACTCCTTTTACCCAGCTGGATTCTGCTGCAAACAGACAATATGAAGGAAGTGGACTTGGCCTAACTCTTGTTAAGAAATTTGTTGAGCTTCATAATGGAACTCTTAAGGCCGAAAGTGAACCTGGCCAGGGAACTAAATTCACTTTTGAACTCGCAATCAAAGAAGATCCAAAAGACAGAGAAAAGAAAGACACCACTTCAGGAAAACAAACTGTGGAAATCGAGAATGAAGACTCATCAGCAGTTACAGTACAGGTGGAACCTGAGAACAGTACAGGAGATGAAGAGCTTATACTGGTTGTTGAGGATGATGATGCTTCCAGGGAACTGCTTGAAGAGACTTTGAAATATTCAGGCTACCGCGTAGTATCCACATCCAGAGGTCAGGAGGCGCTTGAACTTGCAGAAAAGATGCTGCCTGTGGCTATAACCCTTGACATAATGATGCCCGGGATGGATGGATGGGAAGTGCTGAACAAACTGAAGCACAATGAGAGAACGAAGAACATACCGGTCATTGTAACCACTATGCTTGATGAAAGGAAAATAGGAACCGCACTTGGAGCCGAGGAGCATTTCATTAAGCCTGTTCAGAAGAAAACACTTATTTCTACACTGGAAAGGATACGGAAGGACAAGAATAACTCATCGTTCCACCTGCTTGTGGTAGATGATGAGAGAATTGCCGTTGAAATGATAGAAGAGATGCTTAAGGGTACGAACTTTGAAGTTACACAGGCATTCGGAGGACAGGAAGCCATAGATATTGCGCTAAGAGACCATCCTGATGCAATACTACTAGACCTGATGATGCCTGAAGTAACTGGATTTGATGTAATAAGGACTCTAAAGAGCAGGGAAGAAAGCCGGGAGATACCTATTATAGTCTGTACGGCAAAATACCTTGAGAAAGAGGATCTGGAAATCCTGAACAAAGACATATCCGGTGTGATCCAGAAAGGAGATTTCAACAAGGAGAAACTCATCTCACATATAAAAAGTCTCAGGAAATAA
- a CDS encoding IS1 family transposase (programmed frameshift) — MNCPKCKSSNHKKNGKVGGRQRYKCHDCGYNYTVEIKSTASSTSVKRQALQLYLEGLGFRSIGRILGVSHVSVYKWIKKFGQELEDLKNENEIEIVELDEMHTYIGNKKYCWIWIAIDRIGKRFINCSFGSRGTETGIQLWDKLKDIGIKEVMTDHWKAYAEFIPEAIHTRSKAETYTVEGYNSIFRHFLARLRRKSKCYTKSLEMLRYSVLMLMKYRNNEMTMFD, encoded by the exons ATGAACTGTCCAAAATGTAAGAGTTCCAATCACAAAAAGAATGGAAAAGTTGGTGGGCGCCAACGCTACAAATGTCATGATTGCGGATACAATTATACCGTAGAAATAAAATCAACTGCTAGTTCCACTTCTGTTAAAAGACAGGCATTACAACTTTATCTTGAAGGATTAGGTTTTCGTTCTATCGGAAGAATTTTAGGAGTAAGCCATGTTTCAGTATACAAATGGATTAAGAAATTTGGCCAGGAATTAGAGGATCTAAAAAACGAAAATGAGATAGAGATTGTAGAATTAGATGAGATGCACACTTATATAGGTAAC AAAAAATATTGCTGGATCTGGATTGCTATTGATAGAATTGGGAAAAGATTCATCAACTGTTCTTTTGGCAGCAGAGGAACAGAAACTGGCATACAACTATGGGACAAACTAAAGGATATTGGGATAAAAGAAGTCATGACGGATCATTGGAAAGCATATGCAGAGTTTATTCCAGAGGCCATTCATACTCGATCCAAAGCTGAAACATATACGGTAGAAGGATATAATAGTATATTCAGGCATTTTCTGGCAAGGTTGAGAAGAAAATCTAAATGTTATACAAAGAGTCTTGAAATGTTGCGATACTCTGTCTTAATGTTAATGAAATACCGAAATAATGAGATGACTATGTTTGATTAA
- a CDS encoding RNA ligase partner protein, which produces MLRQRFVLDTTALTDLQVREKLEQDGMCDGIRELLDLIASSRLNLGISCYVPFPSVYKELQEFAHNNGCDSDVIAKIDTWLVKKAPDRYNVQIPSKVFHEYVSHMRERINKGMVIAEETIWEASTECLLTESKAESKKDIGFDIERRVIGSHIGKFRNKYRSALRYGILDSAPDIDVLILAKELDAAVVASDFGIQKWAEELGVRFVPASTFPMILQEYLKHSDIIIPPVNLE; this is translated from the coding sequence ATGCTAAGACAGCGTTTTGTTCTTGATACTACTGCATTGACCGATCTCCAGGTAAGGGAAAAGCTGGAACAGGATGGTATGTGTGATGGCATACGGGAGCTGCTTGACCTGATAGCAAGTTCCAGATTAAATCTCGGAATAAGTTGTTACGTGCCTTTTCCATCTGTCTACAAGGAGCTGCAGGAGTTTGCCCATAATAATGGTTGTGACAGTGATGTCATAGCAAAGATCGACACGTGGCTTGTAAAAAAGGCTCCTGACAGGTATAATGTTCAGATCCCTTCCAAGGTTTTCCATGAATATGTCTCGCATATGCGGGAACGCATCAATAAAGGAATGGTAATTGCCGAGGAAACAATATGGGAAGCATCTACGGAATGTCTTCTCACCGAGTCTAAGGCAGAATCTAAAAAAGATATTGGTTTTGATATTGAAAGAAGGGTCATAGGAAGCCATATAGGGAAGTTCAGGAACAAATACCGCTCTGCTCTTCGCTATGGGATTCTTGACAGCGCGCCGGATATCGATGTGCTTATCCTTGCAAAAGAACTGGATGCTGCGGTGGTTGCAAGTGATTTTGGGATCCAGAAATGGGCTGAGGAACTTGGTGTGAGATTTGTGCCAGCAAGCACTTTTCCCATGATATTGCAGGAATACCTGAAGCATTCCGATATTATAATACCACCAGTGAATCTGGAGTAA
- a CDS encoding geranylgeranylglycerol-phosphate geranylgeranyltransferase produces MQTYLKLMRSGNCLMAGIAALVGVFIAYNIVSANISLDSYTLSFSAFPILASLKVFLVVFLVTGAGNAINDYFDIDIDRINKPDRPIPSGKIGLKNALYFSLALFAAGSIIAASINMICGAIAVVNSLLLIYYASTLKRTALLGNIAVGYLTGSTFLFGGAVFFEQGGIKGVFVLFVLATMATIAREIVKDIEDIEGDREDGAQTLPIIIGPKKAAYLASLIGLVAVLASPLPYMQSLMTVRYLILVAVADILFAVAVYEILGKNDPAKSSKMFKMAMVFALISFIAGA; encoded by the coding sequence ATGCAGACATATCTGAAACTTATGCGATCAGGCAACTGCCTCATGGCAGGAATTGCCGCCCTTGTAGGAGTTTTCATTGCATATAATATAGTTTCAGCCAACATCTCGCTGGATTCCTATACACTTAGTTTTTCTGCATTTCCAATTCTGGCTTCATTAAAAGTGTTCCTTGTAGTATTCCTTGTAACAGGTGCAGGGAATGCCATCAACGACTATTTTGACATCGATATAGACAGGATAAACAAGCCTGACAGGCCAATCCCGTCCGGAAAGATCGGCCTGAAAAATGCATTGTATTTCTCACTTGCACTCTTTGCAGCAGGAAGCATAATTGCAGCATCCATTAATATGATATGCGGAGCCATCGCTGTTGTAAACTCCTTACTCCTCATATATTATGCAAGCACTCTAAAACGAACAGCACTTCTTGGAAACATAGCAGTAGGTTATCTTACAGGTTCAACATTTCTTTTCGGTGGGGCTGTTTTCTTTGAACAAGGCGGAATAAAAGGTGTGTTCGTCCTTTTTGTGCTGGCGACCATGGCAACAATTGCCCGTGAGATCGTCAAGGATATAGAGGATATTGAAGGCGACAGAGAAGACGGAGCTCAAACACTTCCAATAATCATCGGCCCGAAAAAAGCAGCTTATCTGGCATCACTTATCGGACTTGTTGCAGTTCTGGCAAGTCCCCTGCCGTATATGCAGTCGCTTATGACTGTGCGCTATCTGATACTGGTAGCTGTTGCAGATATACTCTTTGCAGTCGCGGTTTATGAGATACTTGGGAAAAATGATCCTGCAAAGTCATCTAAAATGTTTAAGATGGCAATGGTATTTGCCCTTATTTCATTTATTGCAGGTGCGTAA
- the nadA gene encoding quinolinate synthase NadA, which produces MQDTQKTIDRILKLKEERNAVILAHNYERGEIQDIADFTGDSLGLSVQATEQEADVIVFCGVHFMAESAAILSPEKTVLLPEIHAGCPMASMVTAEALRAEKKKYPDAAVVCYVNSTADVKAECDICCTSANAVEVVNSLEEDEVLFVPDKNLADYVSRFTSKKVIPWNGYCPTHNQILTTDVIKAKKEHPGAEVLAHPECKRDVIDLADKVFSTTGMVDYVKNAGDEFIIATERGIIHKLQKDNPNKKFYNVSEFTVCPEMKAIDLDSLLLSLENMQYVITVPDDISAKARIALDRMLEVKRNR; this is translated from the coding sequence ATGCAGGATACCCAAAAAACCATTGATAGGATACTGAAACTAAAAGAGGAACGCAATGCTGTGATCCTTGCTCACAATTACGAGAGAGGAGAGATACAGGATATTGCAGACTTTACAGGCGATTCACTTGGCCTGAGCGTACAGGCAACTGAACAGGAAGCTGATGTAATCGTTTTTTGTGGAGTGCATTTCATGGCAGAAAGTGCTGCCATCCTCAGCCCTGAAAAGACTGTACTCTTACCGGAGATCCATGCAGGATGCCCGATGGCTTCAATGGTAACTGCCGAAGCCCTTCGCGCAGAAAAGAAAAAATACCCTGATGCTGCAGTGGTCTGTTATGTTAATTCCACAGCAGATGTTAAAGCAGAATGTGACATTTGCTGCACGTCTGCAAACGCTGTGGAAGTTGTGAACTCCCTGGAAGAGGATGAAGTGCTCTTTGTGCCGGACAAAAATCTTGCAGACTATGTATCAAGGTTCACCAGTAAGAAAGTCATCCCATGGAACGGATATTGTCCTACTCACAACCAGATACTCACTACTGATGTGATCAAAGCAAAGAAGGAACATCCTGGTGCAGAAGTACTCGCACACCCGGAATGCAAAAGGGATGTCATTGACCTTGCAGACAAAGTATTCAGCACAACAGGAATGGTAGATTATGTCAAAAACGCCGGTGACGAATTCATCATTGCAACGGAAAGAGGTATCATCCACAAACTGCAGAAGGACAATCCGAACAAGAAGTTCTACAACGTATCTGAATTCACAGTGTGTCCTGAGATGAAAGCCATTGACCTTGATTCCCTGTTGCTTTCACTTGAGAATATGCAGTATGTGATCACAGTTCCTGATGACATTAGTGCAAAAGCAAGAATTGCACTGGACAGAATGCTGGAAGTAAAGCGAAACAGGTAA
- a CDS encoding aspartate dehydrogenase encodes MLSIGLIGCGTIGTSICKAIDNGTIEAELVAIYDRNQDDVNKLLSALKRSKPQVMEATEMVKKIDLLVECASQEAVYEIIPTALHSHCDVMIMSVGAFSDEKLYKTIKNLAKENKCKVYLPSGAIVGLDGLKSASAEKIYSVTLTTQKPPRGLAGAPYIIRNKIDLDKITGKTVIFEGPASEAVKAFPANVNVAATISLAGIGFEKTKVKIVANPALTRNIHEISVEGSFGEFTTRVENVPSPSNPKSSYLASLSAIATLRKLADPIQTGT; translated from the coding sequence ATGCTAAGTATAGGACTTATCGGCTGCGGAACAATAGGGACCAGCATATGCAAAGCCATTGACAATGGGACTATTGAAGCAGAGCTTGTAGCCATTTATGACAGGAACCAGGACGATGTTAATAAGCTTTTGTCCGCATTAAAAAGATCAAAACCTCAGGTAATGGAAGCCACTGAAATGGTCAAGAAAATAGACCTGCTTGTGGAGTGTGCCTCCCAGGAAGCAGTCTATGAGATCATACCTACCGCACTGCATTCACATTGCGATGTAATGATAATGAGTGTCGGTGCTTTCTCTGACGAGAAACTGTATAAGACCATAAAAAATCTTGCCAAGGAAAATAAATGCAAGGTTTACCTTCCTTCAGGAGCCATTGTCGGCCTTGATGGTCTGAAATCTGCCTCTGCCGAGAAAATATATTCTGTCACACTTACAACCCAGAAACCACCTCGCGGACTTGCAGGTGCACCCTATATTATCAGGAACAAGATCGATCTCGATAAGATAACCGGAAAGACAGTGATCTTTGAAGGACCTGCCAGTGAAGCCGTAAAGGCATTCCCTGCAAATGTGAACGTTGCAGCCACTATCAGCCTTGCAGGCATTGGTTTTGAGAAAACCAAGGTGAAGATCGTGGCAAATCCGGCACTTACACGTAACATACATGAAATATCCGTGGAAGGATCCTTTGGTGAATTCACAACAAGAGTAGAGAACGTTCCATCCCCTTCCAATCCTAAAAGCAGCTACCTGGCATCCCTGTCAGCCATAGCTACCCTGAGAAAACTGGCAGATCCAATCCAGACTGGCACATAA
- the nadC gene encoding carboxylating nicotinate-nucleotide diphosphorylase: MYTHEIESFLEEDLGYNDISCKLVPDHYVEAIIFTKENCTLAGIDVAISFFDHFGIEYSTNYSNGDRLSKSDVIFTLKGSSLSILRTERLVLNFLGHLCGIATNTSSCVDVVRRYSDRTKIACTRKTTPGLRKYEKMAVIAGGGDPHRFNLTDSIMIKDNHVKMMGVEAAIRSAKEKAGFTQKIEVEVESSADALVAAKAGADIIMLDNMAPNDVSDTVSFLKRSSIPEHILIEVSGGINRDNLEGYAKTGVDVISMGSLIHRSQWIDVSLEIVEDKS; encoded by the coding sequence ATGTACACTCACGAGATCGAAAGTTTCCTGGAAGAAGACCTTGGATATAATGATATTTCATGCAAGCTTGTTCCAGACCATTATGTAGAAGCCATTATTTTCACAAAAGAAAACTGTACTCTTGCAGGAATAGATGTTGCAATTTCATTCTTTGATCATTTCGGGATCGAATATTCCACAAATTATTCGAATGGTGACAGGTTATCGAAAAGCGATGTGATATTTACTCTGAAAGGAAGTTCCCTGTCAATTCTCAGGACTGAGCGACTGGTTCTTAATTTCCTGGGTCATCTATGTGGTATAGCTACAAATACCAGCAGTTGTGTGGATGTAGTACGCAGGTATTCCGATAGAACAAAGATCGCATGTACGCGAAAAACAACACCAGGCCTTCGTAAATATGAGAAAATGGCTGTTATTGCAGGAGGCGGTGATCCTCACAGGTTCAACCTCACAGATTCCATAATGATAAAGGATAATCATGTGAAGATGATGGGTGTTGAAGCTGCCATAAGATCTGCAAAGGAAAAAGCAGGTTTTACCCAGAAGATAGAGGTTGAAGTGGAGTCATCTGCAGATGCCCTGGTGGCTGCAAAAGCCGGTGCAGATATTATAATGCTCGATAACATGGCTCCAAATGATGTATCAGATACTGTCAGTTTCCTGAAAAGATCATCAATTCCTGAACACATCTTAATAGAGGTTTCAGGCGGCATTAACAGGGATAATCTGGAAGGGTATGCAAAGACCGGAGTTGATGTGATCTCTATGGGTTCTCTTATCCACAGGTCACAATGGATAGATGTTAGTCTTGAGATCGTCGAAGATAAGAGCTGA
- a CDS encoding BatD family protein, whose protein sequence is MVRVARLLVISLCMVFFCLALAGNAAAVEVYNGSITMGDGYQLNNFVIDVTDAFPSAESASFYVYENGDEVDSFLINEGDSYEFDFEDNAEVKVTLISVSSGTLPVVKASIIINNYRVSDLFESTIIDGGHEYATYSGTPELEIIKSVDKSEINVGEVVRVTVTVENVGDDDAVDVVFSDPQQAKFILVDNILGDPGKIDVEDGDSPKKIYVYDLKATEAGTFSLNPVTASFTNEAGLDFDDASSNSPTVIVNAGEDLVNANIDFTTTLSTYTVNRNDEIQGTITIKNSGDAPAEAVKVDIEVPAGLEFKGGSGIEVISGVPTIYLESFGVQQEKEFTFTLKAAEVGTYTISLSTYYQYDDEVNAEPQEVTSDFVTNKIYVVKGEYDYLFEQPIYIYVIPLVIIGAIAGWIYYRHKQYKF, encoded by the coding sequence ATGGTCCGAGTTGCTCGTTTATTGGTTATTTCTTTGTGCATGGTTTTCTTCTGTCTGGCACTGGCAGGAAATGCTGCGGCAGTAGAGGTTTATAATGGTTCCATTACTATGGGTGATGGTTACCAGCTGAACAATTTTGTAATTGATGTAACTGATGCTTTCCCGAGTGCGGAATCTGCTTCATTCTATGTATATGAGAATGGGGACGAGGTCGACAGTTTCCTCATCAATGAGGGTGACTCTTACGAATTTGATTTTGAAGATAATGCTGAAGTGAAGGTCACTCTTATATCCGTAAGCAGTGGCACGCTTCCTGTAGTAAAAGCATCTATTATCATTAACAATTATCGTGTAAGTGATCTATTTGAGAGTACCATCATTGACGGCGGTCATGAGTATGCCACATACTCCGGAACTCCTGAGCTTGAGATCATTAAATCAGTAGACAAATCCGAGATAAATGTAGGCGAAGTCGTGCGTGTTACTGTCACTGTTGAAAACGTTGGTGACGATGACGCTGTTGATGTTGTTTTTTCAGATCCCCAGCAGGCTAAATTCATATTGGTTGATAATATTCTTGGAGACCCTGGAAAGATTGACGTAGAAGATGGGGATTCTCCTAAAAAGATATATGTGTACGACCTGAAAGCTACCGAAGCGGGTACATTCTCACTGAATCCGGTGACAGCAAGTTTTACCAATGAAGCAGGTCTTGATTTTGATGATGCATCTTCAAACTCACCAACAGTGATCGTAAATGCAGGTGAGGATTTGGTAAATGCAAATATTGACTTTACAACGACTCTTAGTACTTACACTGTAAATCGAAACGATGAGATACAGGGAACTATTACAATAAAGAATAGTGGTGATGCTCCTGCAGAAGCTGTGAAGGTGGATATAGAAGTTCCGGCTGGTCTGGAGTTTAAGGGTGGTTCCGGGATCGAAGTAATATCCGGTGTTCCTACTATCTACCTTGAATCCTTTGGTGTGCAGCAGGAAAAAGAGTTTACTTTTACACTAAAAGCTGCAGAAGTAGGTACTTATACTATATCATTGTCCACTTATTATCAATATGATGATGAAGTGAATGCTGAACCTCAGGAGGTTACCTCCGATTTCGTTACAAACAAAATATACGTTGTTAAGGGAGAATATGACTATCTTTTCGAGCAGCCTATATATATTTACGTAATACCACTGGTGATTATCGGGGCTATTGCAGGATGGATCTATTACAGGCACAAACAATATAAGTTCTGA
- a CDS encoding cell division protein FtsZ yields the protein MLNILIVGNGQCGNRILDAINREAFGKKSRLAKFYSQQKYKSNVQTIAINTAVNDLKEMKFTKAKDRIHIPHLHGVGANRNVGKHVFDENKTHIMRQIEDRGNFDVCFVITSASGGTGSSFTPMLVKELKERHDYPVYAVVVLPFREEGTLYLQNAAFCLRDIRESGADGIILADNQFLKQMGGNVESAYNGINDMVARRLLFLLDSLDSEMMMVTDLGDFKTVMSGGAGLATIGFYEADTDMPVRSAIQKALSPSGLLFSSDVYKEASRAMVIIRGDKERLSIDEISTEVEKLSSSVGHVFKGIVVRSGELPQVLAVLTLESASELESLYSIAVDAIKQERDKKERVATIKEVDRAFSQIDGMDPSY from the coding sequence TTGCTCAACATACTCATCGTTGGTAACGGCCAATGTGGAAACCGCATACTGGATGCTATTAACAGGGAAGCTTTCGGTAAAAAAAGCCGTCTGGCCAAATTCTATTCTCAACAAAAATACAAAAGCAATGTACAGACCATTGCTATCAACACCGCTGTGAATGATCTCAAAGAGATGAAATTCACAAAGGCAAAAGACAGGATACATATCCCTCATTTACATGGTGTCGGAGCTAACAGGAATGTTGGTAAACATGTTTTTGATGAGAACAAGACCCATATCATGCGCCAGATCGAGGACAGAGGTAACTTCGATGTGTGCTTTGTCATAACATCCGCATCAGGCGGAACCGGTTCTTCCTTTACTCCAATGCTTGTAAAAGAGCTGAAGGAAAGACACGATTACCCGGTTTATGCAGTTGTTGTGCTCCCTTTCAGGGAAGAGGGAACTCTCTATCTTCAAAATGCCGCTTTCTGTCTGAGAGATATTCGCGAGAGCGGCGCTGACGGTATCATACTTGCCGATAACCAGTTCCTGAAACAGATGGGTGGCAATGTCGAATCTGCCTATAATGGTATCAATGACATGGTAGCACGCCGTCTTCTTTTCCTGCTTGACTCCCTTGACAGTGAAATGATGATGGTCACTGACCTTGGTGACTTCAAGACTGTCATGAGCGGTGGTGCAGGACTCGCAACAATCGGTTTCTATGAAGCCGACACTGACATGCCAGTGAGAAGCGCTATACAGAAGGCGTTATCTCCATCAGGACTTTTGTTCTCAAGTGATGTTTACAAAGAAGCCAGCAGGGCAATGGTGATCATCAGAGGTGACAAGGAGCGCCTTAGCATAGATGAGATATCTACGGAAGTTGAAAAGTTATCAAGTTCTGTGGGTCATGTGTTCAAAGGTATTGTTGTAAGGAGTGGTGAGCTTCCTCAGGTACTCGCTGTACTTACTCTTGAATCCGCATCAGAGCTTGAGAGTCTTTATTCCATAGCAGTGGATGCGATCAAACAGGAACGCGATAAGAAAGAGCGTGTGGCCACGATCAAAGAAGTTGACCGCGCATTTTCACAGATAGACGGAATGGATCCGTCTTACTGA